In Toxoplasma gondii ME49 chromosome II, whole genome shotgun sequence, the genomic stretch TGCGGTGCactctctctggagaagacattttcctttttcgcttttGAAAAAGAGCTGGAGACAGCGCGGTCTTCAAACGGGAGAGGCCGCGAATGTATGTAAACACGAATCATGCTGTTTCTTTGGAGAATGTCGACTCCGTGACTGTGCTCTGGACACGAATGTTTCCACCTGGAATCGCCTTTCCGAGAGCTATGGTGTATGTGGATATTCCGGGTCCGggagtttttcttcctcgacagcgGCAAAgagttccttttcttctcgggTGACAGGACCTACGGGTGTTGGGAGTTTCGCTCTCAGTTTTAGTCTCTCAAAAACGCGCCCCTGTCGTCGAATGCGAAGAAGCGATACACTCAGGAGTGCACTGCGTCGCAACACCGTGCGCTGAGAatcctctgttttcctttgtcgcgtcctcgcttttcgcgcttctctcagACTACGAGGTGAGGATTCTCAGTGCCTCGGGACTTCCCAAAGAGCTCTCCAACAACACCTTCGTCAAATTTAAGTTCTTTCGCTGTTCGAGCTACACCGAGACCCCGCGAGTCAGAGGTTCTACCGCCAACCCTGTCTTCAACTTCAGAAAAATTTTCGAAGAATCCGTCACACCGGCGTTCACGGACTACCTCGAAAACGAGGTTTTGATCTTTGAGGTCTACGGAGAGGATCTCCGAGCTACAAAGTAGAAacaagaacgaagaagaagcaccCGTCTCGTGTGCTGTTTCAGTGGCGATCGAGAAAAACCTTTCCAGGATGGGgcgccttcctttctctaCAGTTGttatttctcttctttgcctgaCAGTCACCTGCACGTTTgattcttcctctttctacAGTTTTCATCCCTTTTCCCGTTAATAGTCACCTCCCAGCTCTGTCTCTTGGTTCTGTTGTGAGAGGTTTCCGCGTCGCCGAAACGCGCCATGTCGCTCAGTCTGCCTCAGCACTCTCACCACTCAGAGCGAAGTAGTGAAAACCCGGAATTTTGGAAGAAATTCATCCCTTTCACCTAAGGACTGGAGACGATTGCCAGAAAGTTCTTGTGGCGCTGAAGAGCCTTCGATTTCCGACTTCTCCTGGCTGTCTTCAGAGAGTCCTCTTCCACCTCAAACACACGTTTGTCTCTCGCGAAATCACACTGATAAACAATCCTGTCCAGAGTTTTACCGACACCACGGTGgtgtgcttcttccttccgtGGGAGTCGCTGCTTTCCACCCTTAATCCGATGGCTATCACCGCAGTCCCTATGCAGTAGATGAGAACCGTTGCACAGCGAAGACCTGGCTGTACGACAGCGATCTTAGCTGGAATAAATAAAAACCTAGACTTTTGGCAAAACTCGGAGGCTTTCCTGGAGCCCTGTGTTCCTTTAAAATATCATCTCTCCTAGACCGTTCAGTTCGTATACATGCctcggctgcatgcacgctggCGACCTCGGGCAAAAGACGCTAATTTCTCGCTGGACTCCTGAAACGAGGATCAGTTCCAAGTGCGAAAAAATCCAATTTCCAATGTTGTGCTCATGAATGTGTCCAGACATGCGGGGGATGTGCTTCGCAATCGATGGATGTTCTGCTGCCTGTGAAACGCGGCTTTctcgaactgcatgcggatGTACGCGAAACTCGCAGGTCACCTGTCCGCCGTTCCGGACTCTTTTTAAAAGAAAAATCAGCACCCCCTCATCCTTGACAGCTTTTTTCCCCGCTGGctgtttgcgtttcttcgtcgcttcccaaaGCTCGGCCTTTtttcaaagaagaaaaaccaaAGTTCCAGCCTCTGCTGGGCTCCAGCAGCCGCTCGTGGTCCTTCGAGTCAAGGCGAGTCTCTTGCCTGACCGTTATTTTTTCAGTAAGGGaatctttttcttctcgataAAAGTTTCATTCGGCTTCCTGCTTTTGCTCTGGAAGCATTAAAAGGCTCTCGGAAATATTTTCCTTGGCACAGTCTCTAAGATGAGAgggtctctcctctctccctctccgtcgttctcgcctctgacagcttcctcgcctcgctttcctctccgatGGCCATCTTCCAGGAAGCCTTTACGCGGTTCCTCATGTCTACGCTCCGAACCTCTCTCTgatctgtcttcttcttcgtctccttctcgtgtgtctgtgctgGTTTCGCTgccctcgtctcctttgcCTTCCAGGGATGTTTCTGTGACTCGTTTTCGAAAGATCCCTCATCTTCTGCTCCGatgttctctctgcagtcgGCCGGGGACTTTCCTGGCTCGGCCTACATTTTCCCTTGTCACACCCGCCTCCCGTTCTTCCTCTACCTCTGCCTACTACCTTCcactctccccttcctcttcctttcgtACCTGCTCTCAATCTCCTGACTCGTGTATTTCTTCCTTGTGCGAGTGGGCTCCaccgtcgctgtctccaccgtcttcgtctccttcctcggctttctcagtgtctcctttctcctcgttttcagtgactcctctctcctcgttttcagtgactccttcctgtctcctgggAAGCAGAAAGGCCGACGGGGGACAGCGTGAGTTGAAGAGGCCGGGTATGTTtactctctctctgtgttctgaCGCCTGCGTCGGACTCTCCTTTAAACATTTCAGAGTTCTGCATGAGAAAACTGCaaacgcgtttccttctctcgagctGAAGCTAGCGTTGTGCGTAGACGAGGCTGTCGGGTCGAGcccgggtgtacgtacacctgaaaAATGTCCTTTCCAGGACAAGTCGTTGACACCTCGCGAATCTCTTCATGCTGTGCGAGTCGAGTCTAGAATGACTCTGAGCACTAGAGCTCCCTTGAGTCCCGAGAATACAAAACATGCCTTCTCCGTTGGTGCACTCTCTGGAGGTTTTCCGGTGTCGTCGCTCACGGCTTGCCCTCCTCTccgttcgttctcttcctcgtctcaaGGAAGTCTCGGAGGGAGAGAGCTGGAAAGCTCCGCATGTTTAGAAGAGGCTGCAAGCGCTGCGCCTGCGGGTGTGCGTATAGCTCAGGGAGAGAACCTGTGTGAATTCGAATACATCgacgaacaagagagagaagatgctTCCAAACGATGTGAGAGCAATGAAGCCTTCAATTCGTCGAAGCGACTGACCTGCCGCCAGCTTTCGAGGCCGAAAGGAAACCTCTCGCTCCGAAGCGACGAGGAGCCTCCAGGTGTATGCACACCTGAGCGACCCGAGGCGGACCGCCAGAAGATGCGGCGTTTCTCGCTTAGAAAACACAGGGGCGGTGCTCTTTTGACAGCGTGGAAGAGCGTCCATTCCGCGCTGCGGATTCAGGACTTCGTGGAGCGAGAGGGGGAAgatcttttttcttctcgtggAAATAGAGGTATCGCCTTTGACGGCACCCCAGACCTCGCGTCCTCTGTGCGGAGACGCGccctgccgcctctgccgctGCATGCCAAGAACAT encodes the following:
- a CDS encoding hypothetical protein (encoded by transcript TGME49_221430), coding for MRGSLLSPSPSFSPLTASSPRFPLRWPSSRKPLRGSSCLRSEPLSDLSSSSSPSRVSVLVSLPSSPLPSRDVSVTRFRKIPHLLLRCSLCSRPGTFLARPTFSLVTPASRSSSTSAYYLPLSPSSSFRTCSQSPDSCISSLCEWAPPSLSPPSSSPSSAFSVSPFSSFSVTPLSSFSVTPSCLLGSRKADGGQRELKRPGMFTLSLCSDACVGLSFKHFRVLHEKTANAFPSLELKLALCVDEAVGSSPGVRTPEKCPFQDKSLTPRESLHAVRVESRMTLSTRAPLSPENTKHAFSVGALSGGFPVSSLTACPPLRSFSSSSQGSLGGRELESSACLEEAASAAPAGVRIAQGENLCEFEYIDEQEREDASKRCESNEAFNSSKRLTCRQLSRPKGNLSLRSDEEPPGVCTPERPEADRQKMRRFSLRKHRGGALLTAWKSVHSALRIQDFVEREGEDLFSSRGNRGIAFDGTPDLASSVRRRALPPLPLHAKNMRRYPTTSLSAREELRADSETHSAVQGLLAPSPGNLTLVRLECAEKKLRRKGQETLTRLLRERIWAERTTEARESKSEYREEEKREDETETESVKENRREEGTAKTIERISVREDEGRRGEEIRFETAESVEDRDRLDADELSASCESSVRTEELRSYLRYVICTLHHLELETLFSLFCRKNLESFSAKQLHELHFLLFFEDPTERGEKKGRAPREFAEASESAESLAAPKETVCLGEGPRDPPDSEVEERNGTDKTKPERKAASKQGRNAFLLSLLNGTAKEVPQSLRENQVLALLLHYLHTEHPLLPQMTLLRRAEGKCSLSQASNISEKISTRSHLW